CTTTGAGCTTTGCTTTTGTTTTAGGCCTTTTTATTAAAACTATATATAAAAAAAATTTTAAAGGTGTTATGTACTCTGAAAGTTTTGGAGTAGCCCTTATGGTCTTAACTTTGATATCAACACTTATTATTTTAGCTACAACATCCAAAATTATATTATCTTTAAAAATGGTAGGAGCACTATCAGTAATACGTTTTAGAACGGCTATAAAAGAGCCCATAGATACAGCATTTTTGTTCTGGGCCATTTCCATAGGAGTAATTTTAGGCGCTGGTTTGATACCAATAGCAATTTTAGGTTCTTTATTTATTGGTATAACCATGATACTATTTGTAAACAGAAAGTCAAATGAAACCCCTTATATTGTAGTAATCAATTGTGATGACGATGAATGTGAAAATGGTGTTTTATCAATAATATCTGGCAAAGTAGAAAAATATATAATTAAATCCAAAACCGCTTCAATGGAAAATGGTGTTGAACTTACTGTTGAAATAAGGCTTAAAGAAATGAAAACTAATTTTATAAACGATCTATATAAAGTAAAGGGAGTCTCCAATGTGGTAATGGTAAGCTATAATGGCAATTATATGGGATAATACGATTCCTAGGAAGAGTGGTGCTGAAAAATGATAAAAGAAAAATATATAACTCATATATCCATTATTTCCATAGTGCTATGCGTATGTATAATAGCAGGTTGTCTATTATTCAATCCATCAAATGAAAAAAATGCATTGGATATATCTCAACCAAAATATATAGATAAGTTATTTACTAAGGATGAGGTAAACGAAATAGATATTATCGTCAATGAAAAGGATTGGGAAAATCTTCTTAAAAACGCTATGGATGAGGATTATATAATGGGTGATATAAAAATAAATGGAGAAAAGTTCTCTAGTGTTGGTATTAGAGCAAAAGGCAATTCCAGTTTAAAAATGGTAGCAAGCGACGACACCACTGACCGCTATAGTCTTAAAATCGACTTCCATGAATATATTAAAAATCAAACTTATTATGGCCTTGAAAAATTGGCTCTTAACAACTGTATATCTGATGCTACCTATATGAAAGAATACTTATCCTATAAAATGTTTAAAGAAATGAATATAGCAACACCAGCTTGTTCTTATGCTCACATAAAGATAAATGGTCAAGAATGGGGATTATATTTAGCTGTAGAAGTAATGGAAGAAAGCTTTGTAGAAAGATATTTCGGTAGTGTCTCAGGAAATCTATACAAACCAGAGAGTACAGAAGCTGGTGGAAATCCTCAACCTATGACTAAAAACAAAGATGAAATAAAAAATCAGATGAATAAAAACCCTCAAGAAAATAATATAGATAATAAACCAAAACCTAATAGTGGAAAAGGTGGTACAAATTTAGTATATAATGGGGACGATTTATCTAACTACTATGGGATCTTCGATAACGCAACGTTTAATACTACAAACAAAAAAGATAATCAAAAGGTTGTAGAGATGATAAAAAATCTTAATGAAGGTACTAATCTTGAAGAATATCTAGATGTAGACGAGATATTAAGATACTTTGCTGTAAATACCTTTCTTGTAAATCTTGATAGTTATGCTGGTAATCTAAAGCACAATTACTATCTATATGAACAAAATGGTATATTTCAAATATTGCCTTGGGATCTTAATCTATCATTTGGAGGATATGAAATAAGGTCTGGACAATCTGCCATTAACTTCCCAATAGATAGACCTGTAAGCGATACTATGGAAAATAGTCCTTTAATATCTAAACTATTAGAAGTTGAAGAATACAAGGAAATATATCATAAATATCTCAATACTATAGTAACTAAATATATAGAATCTGGTAAATATGAAGCTGATATAAATAGAATCCATAACCTAATAGCTCAGTATGTAAAAAATGATCCTACTGCCTTTTATACCTACGAAGAATACAAAAACTCATTACCAATACTTACACAGTTTGGAAAAGATAGGGCTAAAAGTATTATTGCCCAACTCAATGGAGAGCAGCCCTCTACCAGCTATGGAACTATTGAAACAAATGTGAATCTATCCCTTCTTGGAACCATGGGTGGTCAAGGAGGTAAAGGACCACAAGATAAAGAAAATATACATTCTGAGAATAAATCCCCCATGAAAGATCAATTAACTAACAATAAAAATATGCTTAACCCTGAAACAATGGAAAAAGAATCTAAACCTGAAAACATTATACCTAATAGGAAACCAAGGAATGGATTTGAACAAAACAGTATAAAAAAACAAACCTTAATTATTATAGCTATATGTTGCTTACTTTTGTTTATGGGATTAATGTTTGTAGTTAATTTCAATAGAAGAAAATATAAATAATATTAGTTTAATCCTAGCGATTTAAGGGGACTAGACCCCTTAAATCTTATTTTTATTTGTTATAGTCATTTAAATAATTTTATACTTACTTTATATTTACCGCCATTTTCATTAATTCTATAAACATATAAATAATATTTTCCTGGTTTAGCTATAAATTTATTACTCATAGTATCTTTATGTTCTTTAGCATATGCTATATATTGTTTTAAATTATCCTCATTATAAACTATCCAATTTAATTTTCCATTATCTAGTTTTGTTAATTCAATATTTACTTCCCTTTCCTCTGAAACATTAAAAGTATACATATCTGCATAATCATTTTTACTAGTTTCACCAAATATATCAGAGTTTAAACTAATTTTATTAGCTTTTTCAAATGAATTGTTATCTTCTATTTCTCTAGTTTGTATTTCTTCTAAATTCCCCTTAATATTTAAACTATATTTTCCTTTTTCTTTAGAATATCTGTATACTATAACATAATACTTTCCAGGCTTTGTAGCATTAAGTGTTCCATTTAGAAATTCTCCTCTAGTAACTGGATATGCTATACACTTATTATTATCTTCCTCTGAAACCACTTGCCACGAAATTTTCATATTATCTTTATTCTCTATTGATATTTCTATATTTCCTGGTGTCTTTACATTAAAATAATATATATCCTTATCATTATCTTTAAATTCTCCATTAATTTTATTATCTGAAATTAATGGTCCATACGCATTTTCAAAAGAATCTTTATTAGCACTATCTTTTTTCTTATCTAGTATAACTTCCTTACTATCTTCAACTTTTGAATCTTTGTTATTTATTTCAATATCCTTTTTCACATCTTCATGTACATCATCATTTAATATCCCATGAAATACAACATCATATTCTACTTGTCCTTGCTTATTTACTCTATAATTTACAAAATAGCATGTTAATGTTTTATATCCAGACCAATTATATTGATCTAATACTTTTAAGAATTCATTAGATTTTGAATTCATATTTTTCCAATCTTCTAATCTACCTTTACTTATATCACCTATATATGTTCCTTTTAGTGTAAATGTATTGAAAAATTGTCCTTTTTCTTCTACAGTTTTTATATTCTTTAATCCTGTAACTTTTTCTATATCAGAATAAATATCTTTAGCACTTTTACGTGGATGCTCTTTTATATAATCATCAGATACAAGTGGTGTTGTTAACGTACCATAGTTATCCAATAACTTTTGCATATGATACTGATATTTATCATTCATATTATTATTACCACTTAAAATTTCTATATAATTCTCATATCCTTTTACATCATTATTTTTTACATAATTAGTTATATTGTTCAAAACATCTATGTTGTTGTTATAAATATAGTCTGAAAAAGCAAAACCATAATTGTAAAACTCAAAAGAATCATATTTTGAATGTAATAATTTATTTAAGGAAAATCTTCGTGAAACATCACTTGAAATTCCTCTTACTTCAGATTTTCTTGGTAATATATTATTTTCACGTGTTGAACCTGCAAAAAACTCTGCTGAACCTTCTTCAAACCATGTTAATCTACAATTATTACCCCTATAAAAATCTGATTTTCCCCATATTCCAGGAACTAAATATCTACCCTGTAAGTAATGCGTAAATTCATGTCTAAATAATTCTTCTAAACTAAAAATACTTTCTCTTTGAGTTCTCTCATAGGTAAAAAATGTACCTATTTTTTCAATATATATTCCACCATTATCTGTACTATATCCATATAATGTAGAATTCAATTTATATTCTTCAGGATTATTATAAATTACTATATTTAACACATCATCAGCATTTCCTTTTTCTAAGGGCTCATCATTTCCAATAACCCTATGAAATTGTGCTTTTACTTCTTTTGATGCCCAATAAAGTCTTTTTACCTTTTCTTGTGAAACCTTATCGCCAGTTCTTATTATCATTTTTCCATTATCAAAAGTGTATGTTTTTTTAAGATAATGATTTTTACCTTGTTCTCTTAACTCTTTTATATCAACTTTATTTCCATTTAAATATGTACCATTAAAATCATATTTAATACTTTCAATTGCTTTAAAATATTGTTCTCCAAGGTATGGATATAATTTTAATGTCTTTTCAATAACACCTTGAGGAATTTTTTTATCACTATGAAGCTTAGCCAATTTTCCTGTATAGTAAATTCCATTATTTATAATCCAAGCATTTTGTGAATTAACATTGCCTAATAAAGCTAATCTTTCAACTTCATTTATAAATCCATCTATATTACCAAACCAAGATGTACTTTTAACATCCTTTTTAGATTTAAATAAATAGGACTCAATAGAATAATTAACTCCACTTAAAATATTATATACAGCTTGTCCTTCTGAATTACTTTTTAAACTCTCCTCAATGTTATCATTATATTTTTTTAGAATAGGAATTAACTTGTTAACTATAACATCATTTGAAGTTGTATTACCTATTAATAACCCTAATTCTTTTATAATCTGGTTTTGAGCATAGGACCCTAATGAAAAGTTTGGATTATTTTCTATTGAAAGTATAGCAGGAATACACTTTTCCTTATACTCTATTTCATTTAATTGCTTTAATTCTTTATTATAAAATGATAAATAATATCCTCCTCTTAACACCTCAATTATTGTTGGTATTCCTTTATCATCATTAGATGTATATTCTCTTCCTCTTTCAATTAAAGCATCAATTAATGTTTGAATTCTATCATTATCAGAATAAAACTCTTTTGATCCCTCATTATATTGCATAAGATCTGTTATATCATTCCATCTTATACTTGACAATGTATCTACAAGATCATCATAAGACAATTTACTTAATTGTCCTAAAGTATATTTGCTATTTACTGTTCTTTCTAACTTAATATTAGTATTACCATTATCCTTGGCTAACACTGCCGCTGAAGTATTAATAACTGTACTACAGACTATAGCTAAACAACATAAAGCTTTCAAAAAACTTTTTTTCATAATTGTTCCTCCTAAAAATTATTTCAATTCTGTTAAATTATATGAAAATTGATTTTCTGAACCTATTAAAATATAATAGATTTCCAATAAACGTATTACCTCCTCCCCCAAAAAATAGAAAAATCAATTAACAAATAATATTATTATCGTCCTTACATAGTACAACCAATAGTACTTCAATATTAAAGGAACAAAAAAATTATACTTATTATTAGCTATATTTAATCTAATATTGCTATATATGCAATTATTTGTAAGCGTCAAAAATTAAGTATCTAGAAAACATACCCTCTCATTGATAAACTTAAGTAAAAGATTATCAATGGGAGGTTTACTTATGTATAAAAAATTAGATAATGATGCTTGGGAGGAATATTTAAATAAATTTAACTCTGTTAAAGATACAATAACAGTGAAAGATTTCTGTGCTGAGAATAACCTTAATAAGAGTCAATTTTATTACCATAAAAAAAGAGTAGAAAAGGCAATTGAAAGTAAAGAACCTGTTTTTCAGCCTATTTCTTTGAATAGTAAAGTTGATAATACTAAAGAAAATAAATCTACATTAAAAGAAGTAAAAATTAATGTAGGCAATGCTAATATCCTTATTCCTGTTAGCGAAGCTACTTTAATAACAGCAATAATTAAGGAGTTAATTCTAAAATGTTAAATATAGATAAGGTAGAAAAAGTCTATCTTGCCTGCGGTTATACGGATTTAAGAAAAAGTATTGATGGTTTAGTTATGATAGTGCAAAACCAATTTAAGTTAGATCCTTTTGATAAAGCACTATTTGTTTTTTGCAACAAGAAAATGGATAAATTAAAAATTCTTCACTTTGACGAAGGTTTTTGGCTATATTATCACCGTTTAGAAGCTAATCGCTTCAAATGGCCAGCGACAGCTGCCGATGCATTAAAGATTAATATTGATGAATTACGTTGGCTTTTAAAAGGCTATGAAGTAAGAACAAAATCTAAATTTAAACCTGTAAAAGCAAGTAACTATTATTAAAAAAATATCAACTTTGAACCCTTGAAGTATAGTAATTTCAAGGGTTTTGTGGTATAATAGAAATATCAAATAAAGCTAAAGGGGTAACTATGAGTCACGAATTTTTAACTAATGAGCTTGATGAAAATACAAAAGCATTAATTGAAAAAATGGAAAATGAAATTAATGAAAAAGATAAAGAATTAAGCTCAAAAGATGAAGAAATAAGAAAACTTAAAAATGAATTAGAATTCTTAAAAGGTGTTATATCTAATAGAAATAGAAAGATATTTGGAGCATCCAGTGAACAAGTAGATGTTAATCAATTATCTTTTTTTAACGAGGCTGAAAAACATAGTGATTCAAAGGTAGAAGAACCTACTTTAGAGGAAATTACATATAAAAGAGCTAAGAAAAGCAATTATACTGGAAAGAAAGATAATTTAGCTAATTTGGAAAGAGTTGTTGTTGAACATAAATTAGAAGGTGAGGATCTTAACTGCAGAGAATGTGGTAAAAAGCTTACTCCTATCGGAGTTAAATCTAGAAAAGAGATTGTTAAATACATTCCTGCTAAATTAATAATTGAGGATCATGTTATTTATAGCTACGCTTGTAAAACATGCGAAAGAGCCACTGGTGAAAGTAAAATAATTTCACCAGAAGCCCCTAAAACAATTTTTTATAATAGCATGGCCTCAAATGAGTTAATTGCACATACTCTAATACTTAAATATCAACATGCAATGCCACTATATAGGCAAGAAACTTACTTTGATATGATGGGAGCTACTCTTTCAAGGCAAACTCTATGCAATTGGACTATGTCTGCAGCAGATGCTTTAGAGCCGATATATAACCATATGAAAAAAGAATTGCTTAGCCGTAATTACATTCATGCTGATGAAACTACTCTTAAAGTAATTAATGATAATGGCAAAGATTCTAAATCTAAAAAGTACATGTGGTTATATATGAGTAATACTAACTCTAAGCCTGTGATCTTATATGATTACCAAAGCACTAGATCAAGCTCTTGCCCTAAAAATTTCTTAGGAGATTTTAAAGGTTTTCTCCAAACGGATGGATATAATGGATACAATTCCGTTAGCGGAGCTACAAGAGTATATTGCTTGGCTCACATAAGAAGATATTTTCATAATATAATAGTAGATTTAGATGAAGAAGCCCTAAAAAATTCTAGAGCAATAATAGGGTTTAATTATTGTGAGCAAATTTATAAACTTGAAAAAGAACTTAGAGAATCTTATTCAAATGATGAAAATTATTATGATATTAGATTTAAAATAAGAACTGAGAAACTAGCTCCAATTATAGATAACTTTATTGATTATGTTGAAAGAGAAATAAAAGATGCTCTTCCAAGAAGTCCGTTAGGTAAGGCACTTGAGTATGCTAAAAAGCATTTACCAG
This window of the Clostridium cochlearium genome carries:
- the tnpA gene encoding IS66 family insertion sequence element accessory protein TnpA, with protein sequence MYKKLDNDAWEEYLNKFNSVKDTITVKDFCAENNLNKSQFYYHKKRVEKAIESKEPVFQPISLNSKVDNTKENKSTLKEVKINVGNANILIPVSEATLITAIIKELILKC
- the tnpC gene encoding IS66 family transposase, whose protein sequence is MSHEFLTNELDENTKALIEKMENEINEKDKELSSKDEEIRKLKNELEFLKGVISNRNRKIFGASSEQVDVNQLSFFNEAEKHSDSKVEEPTLEEITYKRAKKSNYTGKKDNLANLERVVVEHKLEGEDLNCRECGKKLTPIGVKSRKEIVKYIPAKLIIEDHVIYSYACKTCERATGESKIISPEAPKTIFYNSMASNELIAHTLILKYQHAMPLYRQETYFDMMGATLSRQTLCNWTMSAADALEPIYNHMKKELLSRNYIHADETTLKVINDNGKDSKSKKYMWLYMSNTNSKPVILYDYQSTRSSSCPKNFLGDFKGFLQTDGYNGYNSVSGATRVYCLAHIRRYFHNIIVDLDEEALKNSRAIIGFNYCEQIYKLEKELRESYSNDENYYDIRFKIRTEKLAPIIDNFIDYVEREIKDALPRSPLGKALEYAKKHLPGLKNVLLDGSLEVDNNAAERAIKPFVIGRKNFLFANTAKGATASSNIYSIVETAKANNLVVERYLVYLFDNLSKIDIYDSESLENLMPWNDKIPENMKIKDKK
- a CDS encoding collagenase produces the protein MKKSFLKALCCLAIVCSTVINTSAAVLAKDNGNTNIKLERTVNSKYTLGQLSKLSYDDLVDTLSSIRWNDITDLMQYNEGSKEFYSDNDRIQTLIDALIERGREYTSNDDKGIPTIIEVLRGGYYLSFYNKELKQLNEIEYKEKCIPAILSIENNPNFSLGSYAQNQIIKELGLLIGNTTSNDVIVNKLIPILKKYNDNIEESLKSNSEGQAVYNILSGVNYSIESYLFKSKKDVKSTSWFGNIDGFINEVERLALLGNVNSQNAWIINNGIYYTGKLAKLHSDKKIPQGVIEKTLKLYPYLGEQYFKAIESIKYDFNGTYLNGNKVDIKELREQGKNHYLKKTYTFDNGKMIIRTGDKVSQEKVKRLYWASKEVKAQFHRVIGNDEPLEKGNADDVLNIVIYNNPEEYKLNSTLYGYSTDNGGIYIEKIGTFFTYERTQRESIFSLEELFRHEFTHYLQGRYLVPGIWGKSDFYRGNNCRLTWFEEGSAEFFAGSTRENNILPRKSEVRGISSDVSRRFSLNKLLHSKYDSFEFYNYGFAFSDYIYNNNIDVLNNITNYVKNNDVKGYENYIEILSGNNNMNDKYQYHMQKLLDNYGTLTTPLVSDDYIKEHPRKSAKDIYSDIEKVTGLKNIKTVEEKGQFFNTFTLKGTYIGDISKGRLEDWKNMNSKSNEFLKVLDQYNWSGYKTLTCYFVNYRVNKQGQVEYDVVFHGILNDDVHEDVKKDIEINNKDSKVEDSKEVILDKKKDSANKDSFENAYGPLISDNKINGEFKDNDKDIYYFNVKTPGNIEISIENKDNMKISWQVVSEEDNNKCIAYPVTRGEFLNGTLNATKPGKYYVIVYRYSKEKGKYSLNIKGNLEEIQTREIEDNNSFEKANKISLNSDIFGETSKNDYADMYTFNVSEEREVNIELTKLDNGKLNWIVYNEDNLKQYIAYAKEHKDTMSNKFIAKPGKYYLYVYRINENGGKYKVSIKLFK
- a CDS encoding CotH kinase family protein; protein product: MIKEKYITHISIISIVLCVCIIAGCLLFNPSNEKNALDISQPKYIDKLFTKDEVNEIDIIVNEKDWENLLKNAMDEDYIMGDIKINGEKFSSVGIRAKGNSSLKMVASDDTTDRYSLKIDFHEYIKNQTYYGLEKLALNNCISDATYMKEYLSYKMFKEMNIATPACSYAHIKINGQEWGLYLAVEVMEESFVERYFGSVSGNLYKPESTEAGGNPQPMTKNKDEIKNQMNKNPQENNIDNKPKPNSGKGGTNLVYNGDDLSNYYGIFDNATFNTTNKKDNQKVVEMIKNLNEGTNLEEYLDVDEILRYFAVNTFLVNLDSYAGNLKHNYYLYEQNGIFQILPWDLNLSFGGYEIRSGQSAINFPIDRPVSDTMENSPLISKLLEVEEYKEIYHKYLNTIVTKYIESGKYEADINRIHNLIAQYVKNDPTAFYTYEEYKNSLPILTQFGKDRAKSIIAQLNGEQPSTSYGTIETNVNLSLLGTMGGQGGKGPQDKENIHSENKSPMKDQLTNNKNMLNPETMEKESKPENIIPNRKPRNGFEQNSIKKQTLIIIAICCLLLFMGLMFVVNFNRRKYK
- a CDS encoding DUF4956 domain-containing protein; protein product: MNSLNDIFQLNLFDNINQVSILDMIIALSFAFVLGLFIKTIYKKNFKGVMYSESFGVALMVLTLISTLIILATTSKIILSLKMVGALSVIRFRTAIKEPIDTAFLFWAISIGVILGAGLIPIAILGSLFIGITMILFVNRKSNETPYIVVINCDDDECENGVLSIISGKVEKYIIKSKTASMENGVELTVEIRLKEMKTNFINDLYKVKGVSNVVMVSYNGNYMG
- the tnpB gene encoding IS66 family insertion sequence element accessory protein TnpB (TnpB, as the term is used for proteins encoded by IS66 family insertion elements, is considered an accessory protein, since TnpC, encoded by a neighboring gene, is a DDE family transposase.), with protein sequence MLNIDKVEKVYLACGYTDLRKSIDGLVMIVQNQFKLDPFDKALFVFCNKKMDKLKILHFDEGFWLYYHRLEANRFKWPATAADALKINIDELRWLLKGYEVRTKSKFKPVKASNYY